The genomic DNA GGAAAATGCTAACTCTAATTTTTGTAGATTGTATTGCTGTTCTTTTTCTTACATTCTATTACTGAATTTGGAGTAATAATTAATTAGGCTTCAGTTGAGAAAAATGCCAGAGAGATAAAAGAGTATATTGAGGAAATTTATTGGGGTTCAAAGAAACGTGTTTTGCTTCTTGGACATAGCAAGGGAGGAGTAGATGCAGCCGCTGCTTTATCATTGTACTGGCCTGATTTAAAAGATAAAGTTGCTGGGTTGGTATTAGCACAAAGTCCCTATGGTGGTACTCCTATAGCTTCAGATCTTCTGCGAGAAGGACAGCTTGGTGATTATGTGAATATACGGAAACTCACTGAGATTCTTATCTGTAAAATTATTAAGGTATGTTGAATTCGAGTATAATCACCTATTCACTCCTTCTGGTTTACACTTGAAATGTGTGTTTCCTATCCCATCTTTTTCTTATCTAGAACTTCCTTCTTGCTTGTGAATACAAAAGCATAAGGATTTGTACacatgtttgtatttttttcctgAAACTCTGCCATCTCTTTGTTTGATTGTCATCTGCATTTGCTAGACTGAATACGTTACATGATTTGATCCTACTTGAATATCAATTGTCCTATCTGGATGTTTCCATATTGGTATGCTACAAACTGTCTTATcatatatggcttgaaacaaattTGGGTTTCAGTAAATTAATGTTATGAAGGATAATGGTTACTgctgcaataaaaaaataaaaaaaaaataaaaaaagataatggtTACTCTTACACAAAAACAGTAAGGGTATATTAGGAAAACCATTCAATCTCATTCCATGGTGCATGGAATCATTTCTACCTCTTTACAaggttatgttgtttatttcatggttctATCATTTTATGCAATTAGTCATGAAATGGTAATTCCATGTACCAAATATAGGAAGCCTCATTCTACAGAAGCGGCCATTCCATGTACCAAATATATTGGTAATTTGGTGTCGATTAACATTTATGTCGCTCTTAGCTAGGAAGTGAAAGCAACAACTTAGTATTTTCTCACTAGGTGGGTTCAGCCATATGTAACCATCAATTAATGCAATAAGGTTCTATGAAATATTTGGTGCAAAGATAGACCATTTGCTCTAAATCTTTCTCAGGGGTTTTGATCTATTCTATATCTGGTAAACTCTTCTATAGATCTTCTCTTCACATGCCTAAATCATCTATGAAGAGACTCTACCATACTGTAGGAGCTACCCTCTCTTTCTATCTAATGATTGTATTTTAAATCCTATTCTGTCTTGTGTGAACTCATGCAATGTAACATTATCATTTCTTTGACATTAAGCTTGCTTTCTTGTATAGGTTTtctattgttttcatataagctactTAATTATGTGACTGTTTTTAGTCACGGTCAGTATCTTTTAATTATGCAAATGTCTTGCATTATTTAACTTACCATCTACAATTTACCATTGATTTATTACAAGGGAGACATGAGAGCCTTAGAAGACTTGACATATGAAAGGCGGAGGGAATTTTTACAGAAGCATCATTTGCCAGACGAAGTCCCTATTGTTTCCTTTCGCACTGAAGCTGGCATTTCGCCTGCTGTTTTAGCCACATTATCTCATGTTGCTCATGCTGAACTACCCATGGTTGCTTCAGCTGGTGAAAGTACAAAACTCCCTGTCGTGATGCCACTAGGTGCTGCTATGGCTGCTTGTGCACAGTTACTGCAGGTGAGGTATGGTGAGAAAAGTGATGGACTTGTGGCTTGCCGAGATGCGGAAGTACCTGGATCTGTTGTGGTGCGACCTAAACGAAAATTAGACCATGCCTGGATGGTTTATTCGTCGCTAAATGATGATCTTACCGAAGGAGATGCATCACAGGTATGTGAGGCTCTCTTAACTCTACTTGTGGAAATTGGGCAGAAAAAGAGGCATGAACTTGCAATGAAAGATGAATGAAAAGCATACAACTTTTTTCTTCTACGTGTTCATATTAATTTCTCCTAATCtctattcaatttattttttgtagtcTAGCCAATACAAAATGTTGAATTAGGATAAGCTAAGAATGTATGTTCTCATAGATATAGCAAATGATGTATAATGTATAAGGACTGTTTTCGatttgatgatatgattttaGTTGCAAAAGTCTCTAGGCAAACGATCTAAAGGTAACAACACATGCTcctattttgcatttttttttctttcttaattgcTATTGAAATTTATGGAAATTGAATCAGGCCATGCAATGAGAAATGTCATCATAGTATGAGATCTCACCCAAACTAGAATTGAGCTTATTGATTTGAAAGGAAATGTTTCACCTCCTGTATATGAAACTAAGCAAATAACTGAGACTAACAAACTAATTTTCgataacaaaaaacaattaaatagcTGGAAAGGTATCAGTTACACAGTTTCAATGGGTGTCTCCCCGTACTACAGTTcttctaaaagaaaaaagaaagaaaaaagttatcTCTAAATCATAGTGAAGGCTTTACTTATTTCCAGTACTTGGGGGaaaaatactttaattttgATTCCTCATGTGAGCTTTCGTGATAAGTTCAAAGAATATATGCCTTAGATCTTTTTcgcattaaaaaaagaataagctTTAGTTGTAAGTTATTATATATAAGCTTTGTATTCAAAACAGGTATTTTTAGAATGTGGTAATTGGCATTATTATAACCAATTTAAGAGGAAACTTGCATCAAAAGCATACAAATAATTCATCATTTTACAGACAAGCATCAGATGCATTTCTTTACAACgtgaaaggaaaaaatgaaactGGATCTTGTCCTCCTTTTTCAATCCAATGTCCCTGATTTAAGTGAACCCTTTATCCTTTAGATTTATAAGACCTTGTAAAGCACCAATATTtccattatttgatttttaaagtgGAATCTTAAATATTTTAGGATTTTGTATATTGCAATCTTTCATTAGCAGGTGCTACTACTGCTCGTGTTAATTACCGGATATATTGTACTATTgctatacatatatattaagcatccttaatttttattttattttacactgTACAAATATGCTGTTCCTTTAGTGGGAGTCGTAGTATCATGAAAGATACAAAATTTATTGTGAAAAGTATCACGTAGTCATCACATTTCAGCTCACTAGTATTGATGGCTCCCACCACAATATAGCATCAATGTCAACAATTTGCTCCCCCACTCATAAAGGCATTGGAGAAAAGTTGCAGGGCAATAAACGCCCttttgttgaagcttcaaaTATAGTAAGTGTTAAATGGACTTCAATTGCTCTTAACATGAAGGTGCTTAagcacatacatacatacatggGGCGGAGCTTGAGAAAAGAGCATGGGTTAAAAGTTTAGTCTTTGATAACAATCACAATGTTTAAATTGGTACTATTTAATAACAATGACAACAATTTCGGTCATCATAAACATCAATGCTCAAAATTGTTGATTAGAGTAATTTTAAAACCGTTGCCTATCGTATAACAATGCctcagtttttttcttttttttgctaGTGTTGCCTCGATGTTAAAAATCGTTGTTGGGTAATACACACCACCTCAGACTAACAAAAATTGTTGTCAAAAGAAAAGATTACATTTATTTTACTATAGGCAACGGTTGAGTGTAGActtatgttaaaataataaTCTTTTTTGGTGTTAGGTCGTGGTTCACTTTGACCTTAAAGAAGCTTTGCCATTGACAGTAGTGATAAAGATAACAAAGCAAAAACAATAAGATCATGCACTCTTTCTTAtcatcatttcaattttcatatagGAGCATGATTCGCTACGACTTCACCGAGAGCATAACTCAAGAGAACAACTCAACAAAACTCTTCCCATTATCATTATTAACGTAGCTATGATGTGGAGCACATATGCCAACATTGTTTTAGAACGAGTAGATTGTGAAAATCCTGCCCTCGTGAGGTtatctcagttggtatggacaatgcataatatatgcaaggtctgtgGTTTAAACCTCGGACACCACTAAAAAAGATTGTGAAAATCCTTACCTCCCTTTGATTTACTAACTGATAGCTTGTCCCACgaaaataaatcaacaaaatgatTGCCATTTTTACTTGAACCCAACCAAAAAAGTTCACAAGTCTCTAGATCACATCCCTAAAGAGGAATGTAAAATACGCTCCTAAAATAAGTGATTAAAGTACAAGCTTGATCATCATTATCAGTTTGTGAAAAAGAAAACTCACTCCAAGAGTTTTTGCTTATGTCCTCCATAGATGGAAGTGTCAAGTACTTCCACATATGGCTATTCCTAAACAAGCATTGACACCCAAGGTGGCAGTGGCACTAGGGGAGGCCATCATATCTAGTTTGCGGCCACATTTCTATTAAAGAAAACTTCTGATTTCTGAAAATTCAGAACTTGGTAAAAGTGGCTTCTTAATGCCCTAGGATATGCTTCATTGTTCTTACTTCTTCATCGATggtcctaaaaaataaaaatcatcgaTTAATAAAATGTAGAGTTATAATTGGTTCACCTACGCAAATTTTGACACCGTGTATGCCAAAATACTATACCGGTTTAACAACATTTATTGATCTATGGTATACtcttttacatacatgtctctCTACTTCACCTCAAAGAAATTGGACATTATGAAATTCTTTTGCTGTATTTTAATTAAGATGATAATCGCTACACAATgaagaaaaagccaacacaTGAAGCCAAACGTCTCACCCGTTTTGGACTAACCTCATTTCCAATAATTTGTTGATTATAATGTCCAAGGATCAAGGTTCTTGTCATGCTGTTTActactttttaaattatattccGTTTCATTTCATTCACGTTTTTTTACAactataagtaattttttttttttgaggggaagtaattattaatttttattatgaaaaacaattttcacatAATCAATAATGTTATTACGATCATAGTTAATGTACTTTTAGAATGTAAGTTTTTCCAGTTTGAATAAGGATTCAACTCCTATTCCTTAAGAAGCTTAGTTTGTGAACACACTTGGGGTGGTGGTGTGACTTAGATCTTAGAGTGTGTTTCCCTAAATATCTtaagtttgatattttttttctttttcaattttgatgaaCTAGTTtgcattcttaaaaaaataacttagtTTGTGAGAATCTATTCGATGGATAATAAATACCTCTGTCATGAACCTTAATGTTGTTATTATCATAGTTAATCTATATTTAGAATGTAAGTTGTTCATGTGTATATAAGGATTCATCTCAAATCCTTAAATCCTTTCTTATATAAACCATTATTTACACTTGAATAGAAGGCAAGCGGGCAATAAGCTGTGCCGTCAAGCCTTTTTGAATGGTAAAATCAATCctcgtaaacacaacattcatggacATTGATATGCATGaccttttgaactctatgtagaaggCCAACACCTCTCATACTAGGAAACCGAAAATGTCAAAAGTAAATGgtataaaagcatgttgattgtcagaacaCGTTTTCTCATGTTTGGCCACTTTGCTTGACGCAACTTTTAGGGCTGTCGGTCCTACCGTAAAAGGCCCGACACCTAATCCCACAAGTGGTGAAACCTCACTCAAGTCTACACATGCATGTTTTCcttctacccatccatacaacATAACATCCGCAGGCCTGAGTGTTGATCTTCTATCTAGTGGGTAAATCAGGAAGTTCACATACGCTTCCTTCTTCACTGATACTCTCGCATGTctgaatatatcaaaaagtacATCCCTAACAAAATCATGCATGTACTTAAAGTCGGGATGCTCCTTACAATGAACGACATGCTCCCCAAAAGTATCTAGGCATGCCTTACAACAAACAGGTCACACCTCATCAATAGGAAATATTGGAATCGTAAGGCAATATCTAAGGATAGTACGGTACTCCATTGGTGACATATGCTGACCTAACTCATCAATCAGGATTGCTAGAAGAAAATCATGAGCATATGCTGCTTGCAAATATCCTaaaattgtcttctttttcGTGTTTATGTTAAACTTAACTTCCATATCTTGaacacttttactaaaaaaagCACTCGCCAAAACATGTTGTGCTTTAAAAGGGACGGTATCTTTACTAATAAAATTGCTAACGTCAAAAACCTActttatataagaaattgaGTTCACTATAACGTGAGATCATCgtcaatgcataatatataagTGCTCTTGACATGAACATTGAGCATTTTTTTGGGCTTGGTTGTTCTGAAATTCAATTAACCTACAACATACTTTatactttatatataaaagaaaaaggtaaatttgtcaacaaaaaaaaaatataaaaaaggtaATTTTATCTTTACTTGTCATAATCATAAAAGAAAAGGAGTTATTCTAACGGATAACTTGACTCCACACTTTGTCGTGTTCTTTCCAAGTTTCTTATATATTTGCGTGCTAAGTGCTTACGATATAATAGTCTTGAAAGACATATGATATATGCATAATTTATGTGATGAAAAGTTGGAAGTTATAATCATTGTAGTTTGAATCCCAAAATCGATTGTTACATTAAAATACAATGGCCAATGGCACTACAAATCGTGTTCAATTATATATACAAAGGAGATATATTACTTCATAGTGAggtctcttctctctttctctttctctttctcttactCTTTTCTCATAGTGAGTGTGAGATCATTTTGCACTAACTATTTAGttgctttcaataattcaaatagaaaaacaatgtcTAGGGTCAGCTAATTTATACACTTTTTCTTTGGTTATATGATATTGTCGCCTTCTTTGGGCACCTACATGTGTGTCTATACAGAATGAGAATAACTAATTTTCTAATCATTAATCATGATGCAAAAAGAGATGCTTAACTAATTAGAGATGATCCTTCTGGGTATTAATATTAGCACAACATATTTGATAGATTAATGTATAAGCAAATCGGTAAAGGCATGATTACTACATGATGCATTTATATTCTACATGTATATCTTTCCAACCAAAACagtttaaaaaaagtaaaagaaaaaagagggtGCTTCTCATGCGTAGTATATTAGCTTTattggaaaaagaaaacatactATATTTATCCCACGCTAAATATTTGtcactttttcaattcaaattcaaattttgattggtCATGTTTTAAGAGTCTACCTCTTATTATTTGACTAATGCACTGTACTCATTTATCACGTCTCTGATAGTTACATTAATCGAAACTTCT from Medicago truncatula cultivar Jemalong A17 chromosome 8, MtrunA17r5.0-ANR, whole genome shotgun sequence includes the following:
- the LOC11428779 gene encoding uncharacterized protein isoform X1; the protein is MVQTPNSQPSELTTPLIPQAQPQEDGLTNDGLIPQIFSSVPALSDAASYLSQTTSYLAGCFSDYSVERSPRESGASDIRAQEHMTFSSAETEASSSTDTNHICSNINNLTSVESSSTSTSAALRIYDENTRISTRDPLLNSSTLVATNNTGQGGISIFRSLIDRARRTVRGSADDIGWLQHAQGMPPVEDGTERFQEILDNIKHGVHKLPNSVVYLLIPGLFSNHGPLYFVSTKVCFSKLGLACHIAKIHSEASVEKNAREIKEYIEEIYWGSKKRVLLLGHSKGGVDAAAALSLYWPDLKDKVAGLVLAQSPYGGTPIASDLLREGQLGDYVNIRKLTEILICKIIKGDMRALEDLTYERRREFLQKHHLPDEVPIVSFRTEAGISPAVLATLSHVAHAELPMVASAGESTKLPVVMPLGAAMAACAQLLQVRYGEKSDGLVACRDAEVPGSVVVRPKRKLDHAWMVYSSLNDDLTEGDASQVCEALLTLLVEIGQKKRHELAMKDE
- the LOC11428779 gene encoding uncharacterized protein isoform X2 produces the protein MVQTPNSQPSELTTPLIAQPQEDGLTNDGLIPQIFSSVPALSDAASYLSQTTSYLAGCFSDYSVERSPRESGASDIRAQEHMTFSSAETEASSSTDTNHICSNINNLTSVESSSTSTSAALRIYDENTRISTRDPLLNSSTLVATNNTGQGGISIFRSLIDRARRTVRGSADDIGWLQHAQGMPPVEDGTERFQEILDNIKHGVHKLPNSVVYLLIPGLFSNHGPLYFVSTKVCFSKLGLACHIAKIHSEASVEKNAREIKEYIEEIYWGSKKRVLLLGHSKGGVDAAAALSLYWPDLKDKVAGLVLAQSPYGGTPIASDLLREGQLGDYVNIRKLTEILICKIIKGDMRALEDLTYERRREFLQKHHLPDEVPIVSFRTEAGISPAVLATLSHVAHAELPMVASAGESTKLPVVMPLGAAMAACAQLLQVRYGEKSDGLVACRDAEVPGSVVVRPKRKLDHAWMVYSSLNDDLTEGDASQVCEALLTLLVEIGQKKRHELAMKDE